In the Pseudorasbora parva isolate DD20220531a chromosome 5, ASM2467924v1, whole genome shotgun sequence genome, aactgattcgtttgttataaacgtcagagatgtagttatgacactacatacttatgaataattattaccatggacttcaatatgaaagtaacattgaacagaacagataggtgcaataaaaaagggatatatgttaaatcaatatataggatACTAAAACtgtaccgaatggcaacatgagaaatgtattaattatatatatatattttttattttttacattaaaacaaaaaaaaaaacatgcaaactaagtttattttaactagacaaaagattggttgtcataatatcgttattggtgtcaataaacctatataattgaacagctcgattgtggtctcagccttgaTAACGTGCACGTAAGTTATAGCCCtgatacacaagctgcacgattaagtcgttaaccgaaacgaaaagctgcaatttcaacgtgttaaagcatccagatttgtagccatgttaataacgtttgtaagaaaccaaaccatttgtaaatccgtcaagatttcagcgagatgagagtatttatgttcgtacagatcactcatcttacatcaggttccacagagcccaaCAGAAcgcttgcctgtgacaagatggccgccggtgatgacgatggtgactcTGCCGTAAGatatctagcctttattatggatctCTATGGTCACATCtccgtcctcaagctcagtctgagccggcgcagttctctcagccatcaggaagtgagtgcctctgattggcctcatttttccgccgttgaagtcaatgggaacgctctgtccatttcttttactgtctatggtaaaCATGAACTAACACCATAGCTACATGCAAATGCCTACTTAAAGCAATAGTTCActtaaaaaggaaaattctgtcataatttactcatcctAAAGTTATTTCAAACCCGTAGGAggttctttcttctgctgaacacaaattaagatattttgaagaatgttggtaaccagtcAGTTGTTGGACCCCATTGACAGCACAGCAGGGGAAAACTACTATGGCAGTCAAAGGAGTCCATCAACTccctggttaccaacattcttcaaaatatcttaatttgtgttcatcagaagaaagaacctcctacaggtttgaaacaactctTCTGAGAAACAGAACTGCGTTGTCCAATCCatgaaaaatacaaaattattttcagGCTTGTGCAGTGCCACATTTAATACCTTTTAATATTAGGAAAAGATTTTGGAAATCTTGCTTAATATTTTCTAAACcagtatttattttcatttgaatttTCTGATTGCCCCCCTCCCCCATTTATAAACTCTTGGGATTGCCCCTGACCTTAAAGGGCCTTATTGCAagttcatatttttgttgacCTTGTATGAAAATACCATATAAAAAGGTAGTGCaggatttaaaatattttaaaaacacatagaGCACAAATTTAGTAGATAAAGTAGCCATTTCTCAACATCGTGTCATATTACAGGAGAGGGAGTCGTTGCCTTGTTGGTATTCAGTAAGAGTGTATTTTCTGTAGTTTTTCTATTTCAATTTACCATTGTCAATGTCATGATAAAAATATTGTGTCCAGCCTGACAGGACATCGAGTCAGCAAGTTTGATAGTTATGCATATGTAAAAAACGTGGTTTTAACCGGCATGTTAGGTGTTCCTTTATTTGATTGGTTTATGAGAGTTGTAAGTCCCGCCTCAGATGCTGTGGGAAGACTGACTGTCTGACTGCGAGTGCGCGGCGGGAGATACAAGAGAGGATAGACGCTGAGATTGCGGTAAATAAAAGTGGCATTTAGTCGATAAATTACTGATATTGTGTGTATAGTGCGATTAGTGACCTGTGTAAGACACACAAGTGTTGAATTTGTGGTTTGTTTGTAACTCGGTTCTCCATGTATGTTTGTTTGACACCAGCCTTCAGTCTATCGCGGCCATTTTCTATAGTTTAGCGGTGCAGATCGCAAAGACTAAAGACGGATAACGCGTTTGTTTTCCTAACTTTACACAACGAATGAGACATTGAGCACCATAGGGTCTGCTGCACGTGTTTCCCTGGAGTAACATTCaggttattaaatattaaaggctgaaagtcacacacacacacaccagtcacCATgttgtgtgtaatatatatatatatacagtgccttgcgaaaatatccggcccccttgaactttgcaaccttttgccacatttcaggctttaaacataatgatatgaaactgtaattttttgtgaagaatcaacaacaagtggaacacaatcatgaagtggaacgaaatttattggatatttcacactttttaaaaaaattaaaaatggaaaagtgcagcaaactctctccagaagttcagtgaggatctctgaatgatccgatgttgacctaaatgactaatgatgataaatagactccacctgtgtgtaatcaagtctccgtataaatgcacctgcactgtgatagtctcagaggtccgtttaaagcgcagagagcatcatgaagaacaaggaacaccaggcaggtccgagatactgttgtggagaagtttaaagctggatttggatacaaaaagatttcccaagctttaaacatcccaaggagcactgagcaagcgataatattgaaatggaaggagtatcagacactgcaaatctaccaagacctggccgtccctctaaactttcagctcatacgaggagaagactgatcagagatgcagccaagaggcgaTGATCCCTCtggaggaactgcagagatctacagctgaggtgggagactctgtccataggacaacaatcagtcgtatactgcacaaatctggcctttctggaagagtggcaagaagaaaaaaagtgttgtttaaagtttgccacaagccacctgggagacacaccaaacatgtggaagaaggtgctctggtcagatgaaaccaaaattaaactttttggcaacaatgcaaaacgttatgtttggcgtgaaagcaacacagctcatcaccctgaacacacaccatccccactgtcagaCATGGTGGGGGCAGCATCATGgtgtgggcctgcttttcttcagcagggacagggaagatggttaaaattgttgGGAAGATGGaaggagccaaatacaggaccattctggaagaaaacctgatggagtctgcaaaagacctgagactgggacggagatttgtcttccaacaagacaatgatccaaaacataaagcaaaatctacaatggaacgGTTCAGAAATaaccatatccaggtgttagaatggccaagtcaaagtccagacctggatccaatcgagaatctgtggaaagaactgaaaactgctgttcacaaacgctctccatccaacctcactgagctccagcTGTTCTGGAGGAGGAACGGGCaaacatttcagtctctcgatgtgcaaaactgacagagacataccccaagagacttacagctgtaatcgcagcacaaggtggcgctacaaagtattaatttaAGGGGAATGATTTTGCACgtccaatttttcagtttttgatttgttaaaaaagtttgaaatatccaataaatttcgttccacttcatgattgtgtcccacttgttgttgattcttcacaaaaaattacagtttcatatcattatgtttgaagcctgaaatgtggcaaaaggttgcaaagttcaagggggccggatATTTTTGCAAggcacagtatatatatatatatattacacactgtAAGCTGACTGAGAACGAGTGTAAACAAAACCTAAAATGAAGGAGGACCGCTTAGTACACAgaatattttcataatttctatcagcttaaatctgcatatttacCCCAGGACGTTCCTTACCtttataaaatactttttatttttattaaacataacCTATGTATAATTTTTCATGTCAAATTCCTACATTTGATAAATTAATTCAGTGAGCCTTATCACACACCCTGTGCAATGAGACGCCAGTCTCAGGTgtgttttgctagtttcagccatacgcagttctcattttcacgtccagctccacgttgtttaaatatcaaatgcactcTCTCGTCTGTTCAGCCATGGGCGTCTGGTCTGAACACCAGGTGTGTTCTGGAGCACTGTTGGTGTGTTGCTGTTTTGAgaaactgaaaacgactgaccattgaccaacacacacctgctctaaagtcaacagCGCAGTATTTTTGTGTTAGTATATGaagggtgtgttagtaatatgagcctataggcggtggacatttttttaataagctTTAATaagattaatctatatttaattcttACAGTCAAAACATGCAGcgtttaattttacatttgattactttattacatttctgcaGTATTTTACCCTAATATAACTTAGAACACATCTCATTAATGTTCAGAGTTAAATGACTCGCGTAAAACTCTGGAAAATACAAATTAAGCTTTACACAAAAAACTAATCATGATTTTCAAAtgacctttatttatatatcgctTTTTACACGtctaattgtttcaaagcagcttcagtgttaatagggagataatgcaacagaatttgattcggctacAGCCGCTCTGGTGAAAATGGTGACGTCATCCAGCTAacttcaattatcatatagtgtcaatgtggaCAGACCGGTAATATCATTGAAATTCAGGtctccccaactgagcaagccaaaagctaAAGGCTAAAGGCTCAAAGCTGCAAGGAatcaaaactccttcagggccagaatagaaaaataaaccttgtgAGAAACCAGGTTCAGtcgggtgccagttctcctctggcgtcaaacagtgtatgattattattctggcaacattGCAGGTCTCAAGTCATATCAGGTAAATGGATATTCGAAAGATTGGAGTTGTCATGACAGAGATGAAGCGTCAATGCAGCATTTACAGGCAGAGTTTAATTGACACGCTCTCAGCAGACACTTCAGGGATGCCTTGGTCATCTCCAGACGCAGCTCCACCATCCCatccggacacggcctggatccggctgactgcagttaacctcgggataaacagagagactaacattagtgtagatgccattcttcttatgaTGCAACGAGTaaatcaggtgttatgggaagtgttcgaCAGTGTTACTGTTCACACCACCGGCGGCGAGAGCAGCAAGgtggccggaagtcattcattttcaatgggagccggcggcgagagcggcgcggcgcgtcggggacgatttgggcgtcgaggagagttgaaatcagctcaactttatggaAATGATGCGGTTCGGCGGCAGCCAATTGtaatgtagaagtgctccgcttgagagaaatccagagaacgcaggcctgtaaactttggttccgacGACATTAGTTCCCAAGCCAAATGTAGGAGaagttgatcattgctgtgtgggtttccctatcatttatgacGAGACCATTCAAAGTGATGTTTAATTTGCTAAGAAGTCgcgcaacactattttataggCGCTAGAATGCTTGTTTTTCAGCGGGTATGCAATTcattcttactttcacatttaaacgatttcatgagGTTAATTTATACCCTACTAGTGGTCAGTCTATCaatcaacatgcttgtttgatttgtggcctctttatagagtttaaaaaaagaaaaaacattcgatCGCAGAGCGGCAGCGCGTCCACAAAGCTTTCTACAGCGTCGTTGGCAGGGCGGCAAGAGTGAATTTTGACGCTCTCGccggcggcggtgtgaacgcacggttagacagtattctaggttactacttgtggaggttttttttgtccaataattaaaaattctgtttttttctgaattaagttgctggaaattactattcatccaattttttatatcagctaagCATTCCGTTAAacttgtgaattggtaagtttcTTTAGGGtgtgaagaaatatagagctgagtatcgtcagcataacaatgaaaactaacgccatgcttcctaatgatatctcctaTAGCTGTAGCacatacagggtgaaaagcagcggtcctaacactgagccttgcggtactccatactgaacttgtaacatctcttcatttactgcttcAAACTGATAGCGGTCAGATAAGtgtgatttaaaccatgccaatgcatttccactaatgccaacataactTTCGAGTCTATTCAGGATGCTGTGAGCGATAGTATCAAacgcagcgctaagatcgagtaacgcTAATAGAGAGATTTTAACAGTAAACAACTGTAAACCGGTTAACAGACAGTTTACGCACTATATACAGTGAATAATGCACATTTAAATGTACAGATTTTTGACCTGAAAAATAACTAGTCATtgtataatttacagtaaataacTGACACTTCACATTTGATGTATTGGTGAAATATCAGATAAGGTAAAGATCAGGGCAGGGTTAGTTCTTGTTTTGTGTCACATGATACCTCCTCAAAAACATATAATAACgtataataaacaataattcatgaatgaaaataaaatacttttacttttttttttactttgcacAAAGCATTTCTCAAAATGTTTTTCTATAaaatgagagagtgtgtgtgtgtgtgtgtgtatatttaaaGATCCAGAAAACCCCTTTTTTCAGAGGTTTAAAATTGAGGCTGGTTCCTCGGAAGTCCAGGAGGAAAGCGGGGAGCGACCCCGCCTCTATTTTCCTGTTTTCTCTCCTTATTACTTCTAGTCTGTAATTTGAAACATAAACAGAAATCAGGTTATTGTTTCAATACAGTACACAAACAATATAGAGATATGAATAAAAAGAGGCAAAATATATCAAGTTAAAACAAAATGGAAATTTAAAAGCATGAGTGAAAAGCAGCACTGAAACGTGTCATGTGACTAAATGAGGTTTGCAGCACATATCGATAACTAGCGTGAATAAAGCTAAGTGTCAAAATcttcaaaatgtaatgaaaaccTGAAACCAGTCGTGGAGACCGACTTTCTCCAGTTCAATCCTCTTCTTTGGGAAGACCTGCAGACAACAGCGAATCAAATCGCAGCATTCTGTGGAGAACGAAGGAAGAGACGTCTGATTATTAGCTTAAACTTCACAAATATCCTCAAAGCCATCATTTATTAAGCCACTGGGCTCAGATGTTCCTTTTCCTGCATTGTTGTTTTGATCTGTCCAATAAGATCCAGAATTAAATGAGGATCTCACCTTGTGAACAGCCGTTTCTGGTCCAGATGTTTTGATCTATCTCCTCCAGGTCTCGCCACCTCGGAAAATTCCAGCACAGCATAACGAACAAGAGTACGCCGAGCGACCAAACCGTCGCAGGTTCCCCGTGATAGTGGCCGCTGATCCGGTACTCAGGGGGGCAGTACTCTTTTGTGCCTGGAGGAAAACATTTTCACATTTACATTAACACAACAtctggactagaaatccatcaTCATGCAAGAAAGGATTTGATGCTAACAGTGGATCCCATTCCCTGAGGCTTCATGAGAGCTCGACTCGCTCAGAGTCCTGTGCGAACGGCTCGCAATCGGCACCAGAGTTTGAGGCACACCTCGCAGCTTTGAGGAATTATACATACCAGAAAAGGAGATGTAACCCGCGCTGTTGAGGAAATCTCCACATCCAAAGTCAATTAATTTGACCTCTAAGGTGTCCGGGTTAATCAGCAGGTTTTCCAGCTTGATATCCCGATGAAAAACTCCACGCCGGCAGCAGGCCTGAGCCGCAAATGTGACCTGGCACATAATAAGGCGTACCAAATCTTCACGGTTGGTGCCCGTGTAGCTTGTTAAAAACACATCCAAGGTCTGAGAGGGCATGGGCCGCTCCAGCACCATAAGGTATTGGTGAGGCTCGTCCTGCCAGTCCAAGAGCTGGATGATGTTAGGAGCACTGGGCCCTCGATTGGCAAACATTTGCAGAGCCACTTCCAGCGGGATGGGTCTGGAATAACCGCTCTAGAAGAAAGACAgtcattataatatatttatcatttatagTCTGTGATTAATATTAACATGAGATGTATAAAACTGAAAACAGTGACTGAGAGGTAAAGCAGAGAGAGCACAGCCGACTTACAATCCTGGTATATCTTGCTTCCCGATTGGAGGCACATTTCACCGCCACCTGATGAAAAATTAACAGAAAATGGATTTGCGTTAGAATTATTTATAATACATGTGTTCAGAGTTCACAAATTACAATCATTACACCTGAACAAACATTTACATGCAGAGCACGTCTGTCTATTAAAACAGGTCAGACATGTGAAGTGCACTAAATAGAGAATATAAGTGTGTAATACAAGACACAAATAATCATCTAGATAGATATTGTAAGTAATGAAAATGAATACCTGAAGGCCATCCTTCAAAC is a window encoding:
- the LOC137075934 gene encoding serine/threonine-protein kinase pim-2-like, producing MDIGSSRYEMGAELGEGGFGTVYAATRLKDGLQVAVKCASNREARYTRISGYSRPIPLEVALQMFANRGPSAPNIIQLLDWQDEPHQYLMVLERPMPSQTLDVFLTSYTGTNREDLVRLIMCQVTFAAQACCRRGVFHRDIKLENLLINPDTLEVKLIDFGCGDFLNSAGYISFSGTKEYCPPEYRISGHYHGEPATVWSLGVLLFVMLCWNFPRWRDLEEIDQNIWTRNGCSQECCDLIRCCLQVFPKKRIELEKVGLHDWFQTRSNKERKQENRGGVAPRFPPGLPRNQPQF